From the genome of Leishmania donovani BPK282A1 complete genome, chromosome 10, one region includes:
- a CDS encoding folate/biopterin transporter, putative, with amino-acid sequence MSYKEAAPKREKDAAGAAAVPEAAAAGNDGKYIHPEAASLFARCPWVRRVPVFGEAVEGYGLKFIVALGASNLLCKGVADQILYGQTYAMMIDRYGIDVARYQRLSSISTMGWSIKAFTAMLCDGFAFLGYTKRWYMFISCVGGGAFALIYGLLPAKEASANVACAFIFLSSWGKANVDILSQGHYSRLMRQNPKPGPALVSWMWFCIMIGSLIATVMNGPLADAGKPQISIFVSAALQAITCVFYLFNWYGEKKNRVLRSEDALFILEETRKERERLGLEGVNNGTAGAQHGGAAKGKRSPQRSHSDEGVEGAVRDALNDGQRDNGELVQDVYDDAYDDGEEVAEGEVYYGKPPVPCLFGLFEANTEVISKNWKIFVYSVVMTCAVIAMLCCNILA; translated from the coding sequence ATGTCCTACAAGGAGGCCGCTCCCAAGCGCGAGAAGGACGCcgcgggtgcagcagcggtgcctgaggcggccgccgcgggaAATGACGGCAAGTACATCCACCCCGAGGCAGCGTCCCTGTTCGCCAGGTGCCCGTGGGTTCGCCGCGTCCCCGTGTTTGGCGAGGCTGTCGAGGGCTACGGGCTCAAGTTCATCGTCGCCCTCGGCGCTAGCAACCTGCTCTGCAAGGGCGTCGCGGATCAGATTCTATATGGTCAGACGTACGCCATGATGATTGATCGCTACGGCATCGACGTGGCCCGCTACCAGCGCCTGTCTTCGATTTCGACGATGGGGTGGTCCATCAAGGCCTTCACAGCGATGCTCTGCGACGgcttcgccttcctcggcTACACGAAGCGCTGGTACATGTTCATCtcctgcgtcggcggtggcgcgttcGCGCTGATCTACGGCCTCCTtccggcgaaggaggcgtcgGCCAACGTCGCGTGTGCCTTCATCTTCCTGTCGAGCTGGGGCAAGGCCAACGTGGATATCCTGTCTCAGGGCCATTACAGTCGACTGATGCGCCAGAACCCGAAGCCTGGGCCGGCACTGGTGAGCTGGATGTGGTTTTGCATAATGATTGGCTCACTCATCGCGACTGTGATGAACGGCCCGCTCGCGGATGCCGGTAAGCCGCAGATCAGCATCTTCGTgtctgccgcgctgcaggccATCACCTGCGTCTTCTACCTGTTCAACTGGTACGGGGAGAAGAAGAACCGCGTGCTGCGTTCCGAGGACGCGCTGTTTATTCTGGAGGAGACGCGCAAGGAGCGTGAGCGCCTGGGCCTCGAGGGGGTGAACAACGGCACGGCGGGTGCGCAGCATGGTGGTGCggcgaaggggaagaggagccCGCAGCGCTCGCACTCGGATGAAGGCGTGGAGGGTGCCGTACGGGATGCCCTCAACGATGGTCAGCGCGACAACGGTGAACTTGTGCAGGACGTCTACGACGACGCGTatgacgacggcgaagaggTGGCCGAGGGCGAGGTGTACTACGGCaagccgccggtgccgtgccTGTTCGGGCTGTTCGAGGCGAACACGGAGGTGATTTCGAAGAACTGGAAGATCTTCGTGTACAGCGTTGTCATGACCTGTGCTGTGATCGCGATGCTGTGCTGCAACATCCTGGCC
- a CDS encoding folate/biopterin transporter, putative, producing MSYKEAAPKREKDAAGAAAVPEAAAAGNDGKYIHPEAASLFARCPWVRRVPVFGEAVEGYGPKVIVALGASNLLCKGVADQILYGQTYAMMIDRYGIDVARYQRLSSISTMGWSIKALTAMLCDGFAFLGYTKRWYMFISCVGGGAFALIYGLLPAKEASANVACAFIFLSSWGKANVDILSQGHYSRLMRQNPKPGPSMVSWIWFWIMTGSLIATVMNGPLADAGKPQISIFVSAALQLITCVFYLFNWYGEKKNRVLRSEDALFILEETRKERERLGLEGVNNGTAGAQHGGAAKGKRSPQRSHSDEDVEGAVRDALNDGQRDNGELVQDVYDDAYDDGEEVAEGEVYYGKP from the coding sequence ATGTCCTACAAGGAGGCCGCTCCCAAGCGCGAGAAGGACGCcgcgggtgcagcagcagtgcctgaggcggccgccgcgggaAATGACGGCAAGTACATCCACCCCGAGGCAGCGTCCCTGTTCGCCAGGTGCCCGTGGGTTCGCCGCGTCCCCGTGTTTGGCGAGGCTGTCGAGGGCTACGGGCCCAAGGTCATCGTCGCCCTCGGCGCTAGCAACCTGCTCTGCAAGGGCGTCGCGGATCAGATTCTATATGGTCAGACGTACGCCATGATGATTGATCGCTACGGCATCGACGTGGCCCGCTACCAGCGCCTGTCTTCGATTTCGACCATGGGGTGGTCCATCAAGGCCCTCACCGCGATGCTCTGCGACGgcttcgccttcctcggcTACACGAAGCGCTGGTACATGTTCATCtcctgcgtcggcggtggcgcgttcGCGCTGATCTACGGCCTCCTtccggcgaaggaggcgtcgGCCAACGTCGCGTGTGCCTTCATCTTCCTGTCGAGCTGGGGCAAGGCCAACGTGGATATCCTGTCTCAGGGCCATTACAGTCGACTGATGCGCCAGAACCCGAAGCCTGGCCCGTCCATGGTGAGCTGGATCTGGTTCTGGATCATGACCGGCTCACTCATCGCGACTGTGATGAACGGCCCGCTCGCGGATGCCGGGAAGCCGCAGATCAGCATCTTCGTgtctgccgcgctgcagctcatcacCTGCGTCTTCTACCTGTTCAACTGGTACGGGGAGAAGAAGAACCGCGTGCTGCGCTCCGAGGACGCGCTGTTTATTCTGGAGGAGACGCGCAAGGAGCGTGAGCGCCTGGGCCTCGAGGGGGTGAACAACGGCACGGCGGGTGCGCAGCATGGTGGTGCggcgaaggggaagaggagccCGCAGCGCTCGCACTCGGATGAGGACGTGGAGGGTGCCGTACGGGATGCCCTCAACGATGGTCAGCGCGACAACGGTGAACTTGTGCAGGACGTCTACGACGACGCGTatgacgacggcgaagaggTGGCCGAGGGCGAGGTGTACTACGGCAAGCCG
- a CDS encoding folate/biopterin transporter, putative: MRHVPIFSEAAEGYGPKVVVSLGMCYFLCKGIADQLISYSRQPMFMSRYGIDGQRYQRLAGISTMGWSIKALTAMLCDGFAFLGYTKRWYMFVSCLGGAVFALLYGLLPARPASADIAAAFVFLCSYGKANVDILSEGHYSRLMRFNPRPGPALVSWIWLFIMVGAIVAAAIQGPLSDQGKQQVGVFISAVLQCVTGVFFLFNWYGERKNRVERAADAALLYEDLRKERVALGLLPAQDSRHVRSGKDDVVALVNGAPSGAAVGTKKNLHPENHLSDEEGVPELEQRQREALEEEMRSDALVVGEEEDEELADDEYLPYEVPHPVPCLFGLFEMNKEVIIRNWKIFVYSIVMTCSVVAMTCGSILADTLGLLIICVVISTICCATSFWAMPLVIAKANVFGYLQMTVYLQLPGALDSFYLANAECLPDGPHFTYTFYNTVAAVIGNVGGLIGVTAFNYIFSKHSYRLTFCITTVVQIIASVFDIIMVKRWNVYIGIPDHAMYICGDAVVYQVCYMLAWMPMIVLLSRLCPRGSESVVYALMAGFSNLGQTTSSSLGAIIMEYGWSITTTPPCNFSNVPWLLLVGHIMLPLLVIPLTLLIPNARICDDLDVDGKAVKSAVSHQVALDAAQAEDGFEENTSSVEAADVAKKDLQAERKRA; encoded by the coding sequence ATGCGGCACGTCCCCATCTTCAGTGAGGCAGCGGAAGGCTATGGTCCCAAGGTGGTCGTCTCCCTCGGTATGTGCTACTTCCTCTGCAAGGGCATCGCGGATCAGCTCATCAGCTACTCGCGGCAGCCCATGTTCATGTCCCGCTACGGCATTGACGGTCAGCGGTATCAGCGGTTGGCGGGTATCTCTACGATGGGGTGGTCCATCAAGGCCCTCACCGCGATGCTCTGCGACGgcttcgccttcctcggcTACACGAAGCGCTGGTACATGTTTGTCTCCTGCCTGGGTGGTGCCGTTTTCGCCCTCCTCTACGGCCTGCTGCCCGCGAGACCTGCCTCCGCCGACATTGCCGCCGCCTTTGTGTTCCTGTGCTCCTACGGCAAGGCCAACGTGGATATCTTGTCGGAGGGCCATTACAGTCGACTGATGCGCTTCAACCCACGGCCCGGACCGGCGCTGGTGAGCTGGATTTGGTTGTTCATCATGGTGGGCGCCATCGTTGCGGCCGCGATTCAGGGCCCCCTGTCCGACCAGGGAAAGCAGCAGGTGGGCGTTTTCATCTCCGCCGTTCTGCAATGTGTCACCGGCGTCTTCTTCCTGTTCAACTGGTACGGGGAGCGCAAGAACCGCGTTGAACGGGCGgccgatgcagcgctgctctACGAGGATTTGCGGAAGGAGCGCGTGGCACTTGGTCTGCTGCCGGCACAGGACAGCAGACACGTCAGAAGCGGGAAAGACGATGTGGTCGCCCTAGTGAACGGCGCGCCGAGTGGTGCAGCTGTGGGGACAAAGAAAAACTTGCACCCGGAGAACCACTTgtcggacgaggagggcgtgccGGAGTTagagcagcgtcagcgtgaggctctcgaggaggagatgcgcagcgacgccctCGTCGtaggggaggaagaggacgaagAGCTTGCGGATGACGAGTACCTGCCCTATGAAGTCCCGCATCCCGTCCCCTGTCTCTTCGGCCTCTTTGAGATGAACAAGGAGGTAATTATCCGCAACTGGAAGATCTTCGTGTACAGCATCGTCATGACGTGCTCGGTTGTGGCCATGACGTGCGGCTCCATACTCGCGGATACACTGGGTTTGCTCATCATATGTGTGGTCATCTCGACCATCTGCTGCGCTACGTCCTTCTGGGCCATGCCGCTGGTGATTGCGAAGGCCAACGTCTTTGGATACCTGCAGATGACAGTGTACCTGCAGCTTCCCGGTGCGCTCGACAGCTTCTACTTGGCCAACGCGGAGTGCTTGCCTGATGGGCCGCACTTCACCTACACCTTCTACAACACGGTGGCGGCCGTCATTGGCAACGTTGGCGGTCTTATTGGTGTGACAGCCTTCAACTACATCTTTTCGAAGCACAGCTACCGCCTCACGTTCTGCATCACGACTGTCGTGCAGATCATTGCCTCCGTCTTCGACATCATCATGGTGAAGCGCTGGAACGTGTACATCGGCATCCCTGACCACGCCATGTACATTTGCGGTGATGCTGTTGTGTATCAAGTGTGCTACATGCTGGCCTGGATGCCGATGATCGTGCTGCTGTCTCGCCTGTGCCCTCGTGGCTCGGAGAGTGTCGTGTATGCGCTGATGGCGGGCTTCTCCAACCTTGGCCAGACCACCTCGTCGTCTCTCGGTGCGATCATCATGGAGTATGGCTGGagcatcaccaccacacccCCGTGCAACTTCAGTAACGTACCATGGCTTCTGCTCGTCGGTCACAtcatgctgccgctgctggtgattCCGCTTACTCTGCTGATCCCGAACGCGCGCATTTGCGATGACCTCGACGTTGATGGTAAAGCGGTCAAGAGCGCCGTCAGCCACCAAGTCGCTCtggacgcggcgcaggctgAGGACGGCTTCGAAGAGAACACCTCGTCGGTGGAGGCTGCTGACGTAGCAAAGAAAGACCTGCAAGCAGAGAGGAAGCGCGCGTGA
- a CDS encoding dihydroxyacetone kinase 1-like protein produces the protein MSAVVPKFIDEPSSVVAVAVDGLCELNNRVKKIENTNVVVSCCLDPTKVLLLCGGGSGHEPAHSGFVAKGWLSAAVCGSVFASPPTAHVRAGIEYLAKLQGPDGPGILVIIKNYAGDILNFEYAVRQARAEGIQVETVLAADDAVFGTKDVQKRRGVAGCCLLYKILGAAAERGLSLTQLKALADRVSRNMRSIGASLSSCSLPGNPASSVMPSGTVEVGLGIHGEKGLFQIPFQGAASLVHFLIGILMGKGEVGAPGKTTAIHAGVKALLLVNNLGGTTDLEMSTLAHHALRELAAAQLTVVGVHSGRHMTSLDMHGFSLTLLVVEDERDLEFMLNTNALQKPLMNFHAPQLSGATVPGPLTALQLARQEAEAAGRAAATPTGSPLCAAVQRVFEKLMTMETYFNGLDAEVGDGDLGSGVHRSAMAVLEMLPYLPWEADVRRTFTLISKAVADAFAGTSGPLYGALLIGGGNAAAQALKSGGAVEAVRAALAHGSHDVQELSGARQGDRTMVDVLEGMRVCPAVAAAATMPELLKACHEAARAAADATALLPAQLGRSRYMEGKEVGKKDPGAELVVAWVEALAWESS, from the coding sequence ATGTCCGCCGTGGTGCCGAAGTTTATCGATGAgcccagcagcgtcgtggcGGTTGCTGTGGACGGCCTCTGTGAGCTGAACAACCGTGTGAAGAAGATAGAGAACACCAACGTTGTCGTCTCCTGTTGCCTAGATCCGACCAAGGTCCTGCTGctctgtggcggcggctccggcCACGAACCGGCTCACTCTGGGTTCGTCGCTAAGGGCTGGCTGAGCGCGGCGGTATGCGGAAGCGTCTTCGCCTCCCCGCCCACGGCGCACGTGAGGGCCGGCATAGAGTACCTGGCCAAGCTCCAGGGACCTGATGGTCCAGGTATCCTCGTCATCATCAAAAACTACGCTGGCGACATTCTCAACTTCGAGTACGCCGTCCGCCAAGCCCGTGCAGAGGGGATTCAAGTCGAAACGGTGCTGGCAGCCGATGATGCGGTGTTCGGCACTAAAGATGTACAGAAGCGTCGCGGTGTGGCGGGATGCTGCCTCCTCTACAAAAttctcggcgctgctgcggagcgTGGTTTGTCGCTGACGCAGCTGAAGGCGCTCGCTGACCGCGTCTCACGCAACATGCGATCCATCGGTGCCTCGCTCTCGTCCTGCTCGCTGCCGGGCAACCCGGCCTCGTCTGTGATGCCCTCCGGAACGGTTGAGGTGGGGCTGGGTATCCATGGAGAGAAGGGACTCTTCCAGATCCCCTTCCAAGGCGCGGCGTCCCTCGTCCACTTCCTCATCGGGATTCTGATGGGCAAGGGAGAAGTAGGTGCTCCCGGCAAGACCACCGCCATCCACGCCGGTGTCAAGGCGCTCTTGCTGGTGAACAACCTGGGTGGGACAACGGACCTGGAGATGTCTACTCTTGCGCACCACGCCTTGCGCGAacttgccgccgcgcagctcacTGTTGTTGGAGTGCACAGCGGACGCCACATGACATCGTTAGACATGCACGGCTTctcgctgacgctgctcgtAGTCGAGGACGAGAGGGACCTGGAGTTTATGCTCAACACGAACGCGTTGCAGAAGCCGCTCATGAACTTCCACGCGCCGCAGTTAAGCGGTGCGACGGTTCCGGGGCCGCTcactgcgctgcagctggcacggcaagaggcggaggcagcagggcgcgcggcagccacgccgaCCGGCAGccccctctgcgccgccgtgcagcgcgTCTTCGAGAAGCTCATGACGATGGAGACCTACTTCAACGGCCTGGACGCGGAGGTAGGCGACGGCgacctcggcagcggcgtgcatCGCTCGGCAATGGCGGTGCTGGAAATGCTGCCTTACCTGCCGTGGGAGGCCGACGTGCGGCGGACCTTCACGCTCATCTCCAaagccgtcgccgacgccttCGCCGGCACCTCTGGCCCGCTCTACGGTGCGCTGCTCATCGGCGGCGGgaacgccgcggcgcaggcgctgaagagcggcggcgcagttgaggcggtgcgcgcggcactTGCGCACGGAAGCCACGATGTGCAGGAgctcagcggcgcgcgccagGGCGATCGCACGATGGTGGACGTGCTGGAgggcatgcgcgtgtgcccggccgtcgcagcggcggcgacgatgccggAGCTGCTCAAGGCGTGCCACGAAGCGGCGCgggcggccgccgacgcgacggcgctgcttccCGCCCAGCTCGGCCGCAGTCGCTACATGGAAGGAAAGGAGGTCGGCAAGAAGGACCCGGGCGCGGAGCTCGTGGTGGCCTGGGTCGAGGCGCTTGCCTGGGAGAGCAGCTGA